One region of Anaeromyxobacter paludicola genomic DNA includes:
- a CDS encoding glycosyltransferase family 9 protein produces MRNGSGPGSAAREHARAVGGQRPRGAARERLRGLGRAFVLRLATLLFPTPQAALPPLADVRRVLVIRADERVGNQLLTTPLLRALKLGLPAAEVHLLAAARQAQVVATRHVDRVIPFEKRALFRRPWRFLALLRSLRRARYDVVVEAAHWSGFSLTASLLARVASAGGPVVGHDRGASARFLSHPVAHDPANASEVRAKLELLRPFGLTPRGLEPETELGRDAAPARALLARLGLAGRPLAVLNPGARMADRRWPPEAHAEVARGLLARGLAVLVVWGPGEEPLARGVAEGSGAALAPATDLTLLAGLLREAALCVSNNSGPMHLAVAVGTPTVGVFLSGDAARWGHELPAFAAAEPLPGNGAAAVLAACDRLLSAAGAAPPRPAGTRP; encoded by the coding sequence GTGCGAAACGGCTCCGGACCGGGCTCGGCGGCGCGGGAACACGCGCGCGCCGTAGGGGGACAGCGCCCCCGCGGCGCGGCGCGCGAGCGGCTCCGGGGGCTCGGGCGCGCCTTCGTGCTCCGGCTCGCCACCCTCCTCTTCCCGACCCCGCAGGCGGCGCTCCCGCCCCTCGCCGACGTCCGCCGGGTGCTCGTCATCCGCGCCGACGAGCGGGTGGGGAACCAGCTCCTCACCACCCCGCTCCTGCGGGCCCTCAAGCTCGGGCTCCCGGCCGCCGAGGTCCACCTCCTCGCGGCGGCGCGCCAGGCGCAGGTGGTCGCGACGCGTCACGTGGACCGCGTCATCCCCTTCGAGAAGCGGGCGCTCTTCCGCCGCCCCTGGCGCTTCCTCGCGCTCCTCCGCTCGCTCCGCCGCGCCCGCTACGACGTGGTGGTCGAGGCGGCGCACTGGTCGGGGTTCTCGCTGACCGCGTCGCTCCTCGCTCGCGTCGCCTCGGCGGGCGGCCCGGTGGTGGGGCACGACCGCGGCGCATCGGCCCGCTTCCTCTCCCACCCGGTGGCCCACGACCCGGCCAACGCGAGCGAGGTCCGCGCCAAGCTGGAGCTGCTGCGCCCCTTCGGTCTCACGCCGCGCGGCCTCGAGCCTGAGACGGAGCTCGGGCGCGACGCCGCCCCGGCCCGGGCGCTGCTCGCGCGGCTGGGGCTCGCGGGCCGCCCGCTCGCGGTGCTCAACCCGGGCGCGCGGATGGCGGACCGGCGCTGGCCGCCGGAGGCGCACGCGGAGGTGGCGCGCGGGCTCCTCGCCCGTGGCCTCGCGGTGCTGGTGGTCTGGGGCCCCGGCGAGGAGCCGCTCGCCCGCGGGGTGGCGGAGGGCTCCGGCGCGGCGCTCGCCCCGGCGACCGACCTCACGCTCCTCGCCGGCCTCCTGCGCGAGGCGGCCCTCTGCGTCTCCAACAACAGCGGCCCGATGCACCTCGCGGTGGCGGTGGGGACGCCGACGGTGGGCGTCTTCCTCTCCGGCGACGCGGCGCGCTGGGGTCACGAGCTGCCGGCGTTCGCGGCGGCGGAGCCTTTGCCGGGGAACGGCGCGGCGGCGGTGCTCGCGGCCTGCGACCGGCTCCTCAGCGCGGCGGGGGCTGCGCCGCCCCGTCCTGCCGGTACACGGCCTTGA
- a CDS encoding carboxymuconolactone decarboxylase family protein, translated as MPISKEAQRHHDAPFPDHASTLRATDPELVEVFDDWAFDEVLRAGALDARTRLMVQLAALIAAQGLGEFRVMLGAALDLGVTPVEVKEIVYQAVPYVGMGKVLDFLHATNDALREKGVALPLPPQSTTTRETRREKGLEIQRRMFGDKIDQLYAQSAKDQLHLQELLTANCFGDHVARGGLDLDTRELLTLSMLAALGGCEPQLAAHVAANLALGNHRGVLIATLTQLLPFIGYPRTLNALRVVDEGT; from the coding sequence ATGCCCATCAGCAAGGAAGCGCAGCGCCACCACGACGCCCCGTTCCCCGATCACGCCTCGACGCTGCGCGCGACCGATCCGGAGCTCGTCGAGGTCTTCGACGATTGGGCCTTCGACGAGGTGCTGCGCGCCGGGGCGCTCGACGCGCGGACGCGCCTCATGGTCCAGCTCGCCGCGCTCATCGCCGCCCAGGGGCTCGGGGAGTTCCGCGTGATGCTCGGGGCGGCCCTGGACCTCGGCGTCACGCCGGTCGAGGTGAAGGAGATCGTGTACCAGGCGGTCCCGTACGTCGGGATGGGGAAGGTGCTCGACTTCCTGCACGCCACGAACGACGCGCTCCGGGAGAAGGGGGTCGCGCTGCCGCTGCCGCCGCAATCGACGACCACGCGCGAGACCCGCCGCGAGAAGGGGCTCGAGATCCAGCGGCGCATGTTCGGGGACAAGATCGATCAGCTCTACGCGCAGTCCGCGAAGGACCAGCTCCACCTCCAGGAGCTCCTGACGGCGAACTGCTTCGGCGACCACGTCGCGCGGGGCGGGCTGGATCTGGACACCCGCGAGCTCCTGACCCTCTCGATGCTGGCGGCGCTCGGCGGGTGCGAGCCGCAGCTCGCGGCGCACGTCGCCGCGAACCTCGCGCTGGGCAACCACCGCGGCGTGCTGATCGCCACCCTCACGCAGCTCCTGCCGTTCATCGGCTACCCGCGGACGCTGAACGCGCTCCGCGTCGTCGACGAAGGGACGTGA
- a CDS encoding RibD family protein: MPSRSRTAAGRPHVICHMVPSVDGRIVTGEWPAPGSLHSEYERTAATLDADGWIIGRISMEPYAGRAALPRGSGARIPRTDFVARTGAPSYAIAIDPSGKLRWESGSIDDDHAVTVLTERVPDRYLAFLRDRGVSYLFGGKDRIDVPAVLRKLRQRLGIRRLLLEGGGKINGSFLAAGCIDELSLLVAPVADGTLGAPALFDTAGGAPTRLQLVSAEPRRGGLLWVRYRVVRRRR, translated from the coding sequence ATGCCCTCCCGATCCCGAACCGCCGCCGGCCGTCCCCACGTCATCTGCCACATGGTCCCGTCGGTGGACGGCCGCATCGTGACCGGCGAGTGGCCGGCCCCGGGAAGCCTCCATTCCGAGTACGAGCGCACCGCCGCGACGCTCGACGCCGACGGCTGGATCATCGGTCGGATCTCGATGGAGCCGTACGCCGGGCGCGCGGCGCTGCCCCGCGGCTCCGGCGCGCGCATCCCGCGCACCGACTTCGTCGCGCGGACCGGGGCCCCCTCCTACGCGATCGCCATCGACCCGAGCGGCAAGCTCCGGTGGGAGTCGGGCTCCATCGACGACGACCACGCGGTCACCGTGTTGACGGAGCGAGTCCCCGACCGCTACCTCGCGTTCCTCCGCGACCGCGGCGTCTCCTACCTGTTCGGCGGCAAGGACCGGATCGACGTTCCGGCGGTCTTGCGGAAGCTGCGCCAGCGCCTCGGCATCCGGCGGCTGCTCCTCGAGGGCGGCGGCAAGATCAACGGCTCCTTCCTCGCCGCGGGCTGCATCGACGAGCTGAGCCTCCTCGTGGCGCCGGTCGCCGACGGCACCCTGGGGGCCCCTGCCCTCTTCGACACGGCCGGCGGGGCTCCGACGCGGCTGCAGCTGGTCTCGGCGGAGCCGCGGCGCGGCGGCCTGCTGTGGGTGCGGTACCGGGTCGTGCGGCGACGGCGGTGA
- the pgsA gene encoding CDP-diacylglycerol--glycerol-3-phosphate 3-phosphatidyltransferase, whose protein sequence is MAAIPVILWFTWYESRLNSFIAALLYAVVSATDFLDGWLARRKNLVTVIGKFLDPLADKLVVMAALIMLVHLGRVAAWVVIVIMAREFIINGLRTIAMSEGIVIAAGQEGKYKTAIQLVGIVFLLLHYKYPVDFVVATVDVDANAVGTDLLYLSLFFSVWSAWKYFADFVKAVYRQDGAAQPPPR, encoded by the coding sequence ATGGCTGCCATCCCGGTGATCCTCTGGTTCACCTGGTACGAGTCGCGCCTCAACTCGTTCATCGCGGCGCTGCTCTACGCGGTGGTGAGCGCGACCGACTTCCTCGACGGCTGGCTCGCCCGGCGGAAGAACCTCGTCACCGTCATCGGCAAGTTCCTCGACCCGCTCGCGGACAAGCTGGTGGTGATGGCGGCGCTCATCATGCTGGTCCACCTCGGGCGCGTCGCCGCCTGGGTGGTCATCGTCATCATGGCGCGCGAGTTCATCATCAACGGGCTGCGGACCATCGCGATGAGCGAGGGGATCGTGATCGCCGCCGGGCAGGAGGGGAAGTACAAGACCGCCATCCAGCTCGTCGGGATCGTGTTCCTGCTCCTGCACTACAAGTACCCGGTGGACTTCGTGGTGGCGACGGTGGACGTGGACGCCAACGCCGTCGGCACGGACCTCCTCTACCTGTCGCTGTTCTTCTCGGTCTGGTCGGCGTGGAAGTACTTCGCCGACTTCGTCAAGGCCGTGTACCGGCAGGACGGGGCGGCGCAGCCCCCGCCGCGCTGA